In the Manis javanica isolate MJ-LG chromosome 12, MJ_LKY, whole genome shotgun sequence genome, one interval contains:
- the LOC140845244 gene encoding uncharacterized protein produces the protein MLYLKPPRRLPGRPHPLPGGAARQGREPRPRTRRPPPAAAYLRSPGPAPAGGSAGRRGGGRGRDRPRPRCQEVPQSRARGPSPGAGAGGAGRGTGRGSPAARLTEAADVEAAGRPQRPARPALAQRLQMLLLALHQQDVLVDPAQEEGLGHRGGDLPVPEVLHVLGFEVGEDLVADVVPRQLPGLGRGPLRRGPRARAQDDGQGVRRDLQELLHRLRARRRRADPAPGGSLRDPAARPAGASAPGRQPAPSARRAPTPRAAPGAAPGAAPGALGPELGRALPAAAGHPPGAAHPAVAAAPAPPLPSAPGGPGRGRRRGGGGQLAPSPGRPPGWSGREESPAVRGGRWPRRRGWPGVRVQVTGLGGDLEAGGRARRHLEGTDSGARGVAPPHAPPLPQLPPPAGTSGFADWLMCPWKWLFKKLSQPRKIVISPSSKVLWNLSPLSPSRTVGQLYEKPVILSAVYTTRS, from the coding sequence ATGCTATACCTGAAGCCGCCCCGCCGACTTCCCGGCCGCCCGCACCCACTTCCCGGCGGGGCAGCCCGGCAGGGACGGGAGCCGAGGCCGCGgacccgccgcccgccgcccgccgccgcctACCTGCGCTCCCCGGGCCCCGCCCCGGCCGGAGGCTCCGCGGGCCGGCGGGGAGGCGGGCGGGGACGGGACCGGCCCCGTCCTCGGTGCCAGGAAGTCCCCCAGTCCCGCGCCCGCGGCCCCTCCCCCGGCGCAGgggcgggcggcgcggggcgggggaCGGGGCGGGGGTCCCCGGCGGCCCGACTCACCGAGGCAGCGGATGTGGAAGCCGCAGGGCGGCCGCAGCGCCCGGCGCGCCCAGCCCTCGCGCAGCGCCTGCAGATGCTCCTCCTGGCCCTGCACCAGCAGGACGTGCTCGTCGATCCAGCCCAGGAAGAAGGTCTCGGCCACCGCGGCGGTGACCTTCCTGTTCCAGAAGTGCTGCATGTTCTCGGCTTTGAAGTCGGCGAAGACCTCGTAGCCGACGTGGTGCCGCGCCAGCTGCCGGGGCTGGGCCGGGGGCCTCTCCGCCGCGGGCCCCGCGCCCGGGCCCAGGATGATGGCCAGGGAGTGCGGCGCGATCTGCAGGAACTTCTCCATCGCCTGCGCGCCCGGCGCCGCCGCGCGGACCCCGCTCCCGGCGGCAGCCTGCGGGACCCCGCTGCGCGCCCCGCGGGGGCGTCCGCGCCCGGCCGGCAGCCCGCGCCCTCCGCGCGGCGGGCCCCGACGCCCCGCGCCGCCCCTGGCGCGGCCCCTGGCGCGGCGCCGGGAGCCCTGGGGCCCGAGCTCGGGCGCGCGTTACCTGCAGCCGCGGGCCACCCTCCCGGCGCCGCTCATCCTGCAGTGGCGGCAGCCCCGGCACCCCCGCTTCCCTCCGCGCCCGGCGGCCCCGGCCGGGGGCGGAGACGCGGAGGAGGCGGGCAGCTCGCGCCGAGTCCGGGGCGCCCTCCGGGCTGGAGCGGGCGGGAGGAGTCCCCAGCAGTCCGAGGCGGGAGGTGGCCGAGGCGGCGCGGGTGGCCCGGGGTGCGCGTTCAGGTGACGGGGCTCGGGGGAGACCTGGAGGCCGGGGGGCGCGCACGACGACACTTGGAAGGCACCGATTCCGGAGCTCGGGGTGTCGCTCCTCCCCACGctcctcccctaccccagctcccacCTCCTGCTGGAACAAGTGGATTCGCTGACTGGTTGATGTGCCCTTGgaagtggctttttaaaaaacttagtcAACCACGAAAAATTGTCATCAGTCCCTCCTCCAAAGTCTTGTGGAACCTTTCTCCCCTATCTCCATCACGCACGGTGGGCCAGCTATACGAGAAACCAGTAATTCTCAGCGCTGTCTACACAACACGCAGTTGA